The following proteins come from a genomic window of Corallococcus sp. NCRR:
- a CDS encoding HAMP domain-containing sensor histidine kinase, with amino-acid sequence MSLRAFFSTVVGGLVLLTVVSATLLVVLTTALERMASTLSESVEGVRQAEELEVDLLVHSRLLSSPGASVVADPSRGRSPPQLEADLRRQMLEMHAIASTREERQTVAEVQQQVFAYLAAQHAPLGPGMTPAQHDTTAMASLNAALRSLERLIQINVDQAQEARQSAAHWSEMADMLGLLLGLLLLTTLGLVVFWLRRFALRPVTALRSAMAGFGRGGRHLRAPEEGPSEIRDMAHTFNEMADSLTHQQEQQLAFLAGVAHDLRNPLSALKLSTALTGRGEVTPERMQRTLSLVRRQVARLDQMVGDLLDATRIEAGKLELQPEVRDARELARSVVELYQSSDSGHTLELMVPDGAVLVRADPSRLEQVLNNLVSNALKYSPSGSRVEVSVRGDGDQVLLAVADQGIGMSPEDLQGLFIPFQRAGNAKQRAPGVGLGLSVSRRIIEAHGGRIEVESQPGQGSVFRVHLARVSAGTPRPSAPPDDEEPAGEDSGAVH; translated from the coding sequence ATGAGCCTGCGCGCCTTCTTTTCCACCGTGGTGGGTGGGTTGGTCCTGCTCACCGTGGTGTCCGCCACCCTGCTCGTGGTGCTGACGACCGCGCTGGAGCGCATGGCTTCCACGCTGAGTGAATCCGTGGAAGGCGTCCGGCAGGCCGAGGAGCTGGAGGTGGATCTGCTCGTCCACTCGCGGCTGCTATCGTCGCCGGGGGCTTCCGTGGTGGCGGACCCGTCGCGCGGGCGCTCGCCGCCCCAACTGGAGGCCGACCTGCGCCGCCAGATGCTGGAGATGCACGCCATCGCGTCCACCCGGGAGGAGCGTCAGACGGTGGCGGAGGTGCAGCAGCAGGTCTTCGCCTACCTGGCCGCGCAGCACGCGCCGCTCGGGCCCGGGATGACCCCGGCCCAGCACGACACGACGGCGATGGCCTCGCTGAACGCGGCGCTGCGCTCGCTGGAGCGCCTCATCCAGATCAACGTGGACCAGGCGCAGGAGGCCCGGCAGAGCGCGGCGCACTGGAGCGAGATGGCCGACATGCTGGGGCTGCTGTTGGGCCTGCTGCTGCTGACGACGCTGGGCCTGGTGGTCTTCTGGCTGAGGCGCTTCGCGCTGCGTCCGGTGACGGCGCTGCGCAGCGCGATGGCCGGCTTCGGCCGGGGCGGGCGGCACCTGCGCGCGCCCGAGGAGGGCCCGTCGGAGATTCGCGACATGGCCCACACCTTCAACGAGATGGCGGACAGCCTGACCCACCAGCAGGAGCAGCAGCTGGCGTTCCTGGCGGGCGTGGCGCACGACCTGCGCAACCCCCTGTCCGCGCTGAAGCTGTCCACCGCGCTCACGGGCCGCGGAGAGGTGACCCCGGAGCGCATGCAGCGCACGCTGTCGCTGGTGCGCCGCCAGGTGGCGCGCCTGGACCAGATGGTGGGGGACCTGCTGGACGCGACCCGCATCGAGGCCGGCAAGCTGGAGCTCCAGCCGGAGGTGCGCGACGCGCGCGAGCTGGCGCGCTCCGTGGTGGAGCTGTACCAGTCCAGCGACTCCGGGCACACGCTGGAGCTGATGGTTCCGGACGGCGCGGTGCTGGTGCGCGCGGACCCCTCCCGGTTGGAGCAGGTGCTCAACAACCTGGTGAGCAACGCGCTCAAGTATTCCCCTTCCGGCAGCCGCGTGGAGGTGTCCGTGCGCGGCGACGGCGACCAGGTGTTGCTGGCCGTGGCGGACCAGGGCATCGGCATGTCGCCGGAGGATCTCCAGGGGCTCTTCATCCCGTTCCAGCGCGCGGGCAACGCGAAGCAGCGCGCCCCGGGCGTGGGGCTGGGACTGTCGGTGTCGCGGCGGATCATCGAGGCGCACGGCGGCCGCATCGAGGTGGAGAGCCAGCCCGGCCAGGGCTCCGTGTTCCGCGTCCACCTGGCCCGGGTGTCCGCCGGTACGCCCAGGCCGTCCGCGCCCCCCGACGACGAGGAGCCCGCCGGGGAGGACTCCGGAGCGGTGCACTGA